In Desulfonatronovibrio magnus, the sequence TTCAGGGTAATGGGGGAAAACTCCAAGGTGCCAAAGTCAAAGCTCTGGACCTGCGGGCCGGTGCAGCCCTGGCCTTGTGCGGAATGGTGGCGGACGGCGAAACGGTGATTGAAGATGCCTGGCAGATTGAACGGGGGTATGACGGGTTTGTGGAGAAAGTGAGGAGTTTGGGAGGAGATGTTGGATAAAAGATTGAAAATTATATTTGACTTTCTGAATATGAGTGGAGGTGCTCCGCGCTCACAACTGGAACATATGATGGCAATGAAGCAGGCAGGACATAATGTTATAGCAACAATTGAATCTGATGCTGAACTGTTGCGCCAAAAATCTAAAGGCGTGAAGGTTTTTGAGGTGGATAACTTTTCCACTATGACACCAATAAAAAATTTCTATATTATAAAAAAATGGACTAATATAATTAATGCTGTTAAACCTGACTTAATTCACGCAAACCGAAAACCTCAATTTCGCTTTTTGGCAGTTGTATCAGACTTAACAGGTGTGCCTTTGGTTTTTGTACAACCTGGTGGCGTGACAAATATATTCAGCATAAAATCAATGTATAGAAAGACACCTGTCTGTTATTCGCTAGAAAATAAGCGTTCTTTTATTCATGCAGGATTTCTACCTAGTGAAATTAATGTGATTTCAAACCGTATAAAGGCATTTCATGTTAGTAAATTCCATTCGCATACTGGTTTCCCTGTAAAAATATTATTCACTGGAAATATAAAAAGAGGTACTGTACAAGGTCTTTGCAAATTTCTTGAGCATATAAAAGAAATATCTGGCCAGATCAAAGTACCTTTTTTGCTTTATATTGCTGGTCAGGATACATCTCCAGGGCGTATTTATCACGAAATTGTCGCTACCAAAATTTTTGAGACGAACAGAGCACTGAGTGGAAAGGGAAATATTGAAAACTTGGGATGGGTAGAGGATATAGAAAAGCTCCAGGCATCAATGGACATATGTATCGGAAAAGGCAGGAGCGTCATTCAGCCTGCCATGGCTGGAAAAATCTGCTTTGTTATTGCTGAGACTGGAAGGTTAACTCGTGTTTCTAATAAAACATTTCAGAGTCTATACGAATTTAACTTTTCTGGAAGAGGTGATCAGGAAGATTGTAGATCAGATTTCTTGGCTTTACTAAGTGATTACTCTTGTCTTGCCAAGCTGATGGAGGAATCTGATAGCGTTGCTCCAAAAGTGTGTGATTTTTATCTTGCAGAAAATGCAAAAGAAAAGCTTGAGTATGTGTACGCACAGGCACTGAAAACTCAATCGAAAAGGCCACAAAGGTCAAATGCAATAAAGAGATATATATTTCTATATATGTTGTCTTTGCAAGAATTCGCTTTAAATCATGTGGCCAGTCCCCAAGTATCTCAGGATTGATTTTCATTTTTTTTATAACTCCTCATGGATGATCCAAAATAAAAAATATGAACCAGATGTCTGCCGTTTGCGATACACATGAAAACAAGTAAAATTCTCATCTTCATCAACTCCCTGACCTGCGGCGGGGCGGAGCGGGTTGCGTCGACCCTGGCGGGGTACCTGGCCCGATCCGGTTGTGCCGTGATTGTTGTGACCATGCAGGGCCGGGAGAAGGATTTCTACAGGCTGGATCAGCGGGTCACCCGGTACTGCCTGGACACGGCCTACGACAAGCCTTTTCTGGGCAAGATTCTGGTCAATATCGGCAATTTCAGGAGGCTGCGCCGGATTCTGCTCCGGGACAAGCCGGATGTTGTCCTGGGCATGATGACCAAGTGCGCGGTGATGTCCATTCTGACCGGCCTGGGGCTGCCGGTCCGGGTGGTGGTCTCGGAGCGCAATTTTCCCGGCCAAAAGAGGATTGCCTGGCTTCTGGCCCAACAGCGTAGACTGCTCTACCGCCACGCCGACGCCCTGGCTGCCCAGACCACTGAGGAAGCCAAGTGGCTGAAAAGGTATGTCGCCGCCGCCAACATTGAGGTGATCCCCAACGCCGTGTTCTGGCCTCTGCCCGCGGCTGAGCCGGTCATCCCTCCCCGGGACTGGCTGGATTCAGGCGACAAAGTGGTGCTGGCCGCGGGGCGGTTGTCTCAGCAAAAAGGCTTTGACCTGCTCATCCGGGCATTTTCCATGATCGGTACGCACCGCGACGGCTGGAAGCTGGTCATTATCGGCAAGGATGGGGATGCGGGGGACCCCGGCACGCGCGGACATCTGGTCCAGTTGGTTCAGGATCTGGGGCTTGAAGGGCGGGTGCTCTTGCCGGGTTTGGTCGGCAACATCGGGGACTGGTATGAGCGAGCGGATATGTTTGTGCTCAGCTCCCGCTACGAGGGGTTTCCCAATGTGCTGCTGGAGGCCATGGCCTGCGGTCGCCCCTGCATCGCCTTTGACTGCGACACCGGCCCCCGTGATCTGATCAGGAGCGGCGAAAACGGCCTCCTGGTTCCGTCCCTGGACGTAACGGCCCTGTCCCGGGCCATGGAGCAGCTCATGAATGATCAGGATTACCGCACTATGCTTGCCCAAAGGGCTGTGAGCGTGCGGGAGAGGTTTTCCGAGGAGGCTGTCATGGGGAAGTGGAAACGGTTGCTGGGTATTGAAGCCTACTGTGGTGGATTGGAGTCAGTGACCTAATCAACTTATTGATGTGATTGCATAAATGATCCCTGCATCTCCATAAATATGCCTTAATCCCCACTTCACTGCTCAAAAACCAGTAGTAAGCAAATATGCCAGAGCCAACAGAAGCTTCTATCCTGAAATCATAACCTTCGTTTTCTGCGGGTTTTGTGGAAAG encodes:
- a CDS encoding glycosyltransferase family 4 protein; translated protein: MKTSKILIFINSLTCGGAERVASTLAGYLARSGCAVIVVTMQGREKDFYRLDQRVTRYCLDTAYDKPFLGKILVNIGNFRRLRRILLRDKPDVVLGMMTKCAVMSILTGLGLPVRVVVSERNFPGQKRIAWLLAQQRRLLYRHADALAAQTTEEAKWLKRYVAAANIEVIPNAVFWPLPAAEPVIPPRDWLDSGDKVVLAAGRLSQQKGFDLLIRAFSMIGTHRDGWKLVIIGKDGDAGDPGTRGHLVQLVQDLGLEGRVLLPGLVGNIGDWYERADMFVLSSRYEGFPNVLLEAMACGRPCIAFDCDTGPRDLIRSGENGLLVPSLDVTALSRAMEQLMNDQDYRTMLAQRAVSVRERFSEEAVMGKWKRLLGIEAYCGGLESVT